In Helianthus annuus cultivar XRQ/B chromosome 9, HanXRQr2.0-SUNRISE, whole genome shotgun sequence, the following are encoded in one genomic region:
- the LOC110875816 gene encoding uncharacterized protein LOC110875816 — translation MVDLTTDAALDEDPYKGVSPDYLDHGDQCITCQVCMAKLWDVETARGRTNNGKTSYFLCCGYAKVELPDYKDAQPNYQKLFTSLDNESKHFLKNIRRYNSMFAFTSMGGKVDPTVNRGNGPFCYRISGENYHSIGSLLPENANKPKFCQLYIYDTENEVSNRESIFSRSKESPTSSSASVDRQLIQHIKSVLDSDNVLVKVYRMVRDCFHDDPQLTLKVRLIGKRDKDGRMYNLPTCGEVAALIVGDVENAIENRDIVVETKSGTLQRISELHPSYLALQYPILFPCGDDGYRVDIPHRGVIDVTNKKRPNCTMREFFSYRIQDRVNQFSLILNSRRLFQQFLVDAYTMIESERLNYIRFQQKNLRSDTYESLRKLRNNGQQDISNVGTPLILPSSFTGGARYMMQNYLDAMALCKWFGYPDFFITITCNPKWPEVKRFLKDITLNPEDRPDILSRLFKVKLDAICKDLKECHMLGKAVAIIYTIEFQKRGLPHAHLCLFMEPEAKLPTVDQVDPFICAEIPNRDDDPELYTLVKDFMIHGPCGNANMNCSCMVDKQCSKGFPKRFQDSTTIDANGFPLYRRRDDGATVVKNRIDLDNRSVVPYNKKLLKKYQAHINVEWCNQVGSIKYLIKYINKGPDRATIVVLHSDNHNEQHEKDEIKEYYDCRYISACEASWRIFSYDAHYRYPSVIRLPFHLPGLQPVVFGADEDINSVLNRPYVKCSMFLSWMERNKDPDDHLARTLTYVQFPTWYVWKIENRCWQPRKKGNSIGRIHNVAPSLGEAYFLRILLNKVKGPKSYDDIKTVNGHVHDTFRDACFALGLLDDDKEYIEAIKEANETATASYVRNLFGMMLLSNTMSRPEIVWESTWKYMTDDFIYRYSKLHRVQGLSIPDDELKNYALLEIEKFLGMNSSSLRNFSTMPFPDSFSLSDLDNRLITEERTYDVLGLAEEYVNLFNMLTEEQRSVFEEIMKSVDGNTGGMFFVYGYGGTGKTFLWKTLSAALRSKREIVLNVASSGIASLLLTGGRTAQSRFRIPLNLNEDSVCHIKADSDVAKLLHQTKLIIWDEAPMSINMRLKPWIGQ, via the exons ATGGTTGATTTGACTACAGATGCAGCATTAGATGAAGATCCTTACAAAGGTGTTTCACCAG ATTACTTAGATCATGGTGACCAGTGTATTACATGTCAAGTATGCATGGCAAAGTTATGGGATGTAGAAACGGCGAGAGGTAGAACCAATAATGGGAAAACAAGTTATTTTTTATGTTGTGGTTATGCCAAAGTAGAGCTACCCGATTATAAAGATGCACAACCAAATTATCAGAAACTGTTTACATCTTTGGATAATGAAAGCAAACATTTTTTGAAAAACATTCGCCGTTATAATTCTATGTTCGCTTTCACATCAATGGGTGGTAAGGTCGATCCGACTGTTAATAGAGGTAATGGCCCATTTTGCTACAGGATTAGCGGTGAAAACTATCATAGTATTGGAAGTCTGTTGCCGGAGAATGCCAATAAACCAAAGTTTTGCCAGCTGTACATATACGATACAGAGAACGAAGTTTCAAACCGAGAATCGATTTTTAG TCGATCTAAGGAGTCACCTACATCCTCTTCTGCTTCAGTTGATCGTCAGTTGATCCAACATATCAAGTCTGTGTTAGACTCCGATAATGTATTGGTTAAAGTTTACAGGATGGTTAGAGATTGTTTTCATGACGATCCGCAGCTTACTCTTAAGGTACGTCTTATTGGAAAAAGGGACAAGGATGGTCGAATGTATAACTTACCAACATGTGGCGAGGTTGCTGCTCTAATTGTTGGAGATGTTGAAAACGCAATTGAGAACAGAGATATTGTTGTTGAAACTAAATCGGGGACTCTTCAACGAATAAGTGAATTACATCCTTCTTACCTTGCTCTTCAATACCCAATTCTCTTCCCATGTGGAGATGATGGTTACAGAGTTGACATCCCTCATAGAGGTGTCATAGATGTAACCAACAAGAAGCGTCCAAATTGTACGATGAGAGAGTTCTTTTCGTATCGTATTCAAGATAGAGTAAACCAATTTTCGTTGATTCTAAATTCAAGGAGACTTTTCCAACAATTTTTGGTTGATGCTTATACGATGATTGAGAGCGAGAGACTTAACTACATACGTTTTCAACAAAAAAATCTAAGATCTGATACCTATGAAAGTCTCCGGAAATTGAGAAATAATGGTCAGCAAGATATATCTAATGTTGGTACACCTCTTATATTGCCTTCTTCGTTTACCGGTGGAGCtagatatatgatgcaaaactaTTTAGATGCGATGGCTTTATGTAAATGGTTCGGTTATCCTGATTTTTTTATAACCATTACATGCAATCCCAAGTGGCCAGAGGTAAAACGGTTTCTTAAAGACATTACTCTGAATCCAGAAGATAGGCCTGATATCCTATCAAGGTTATTTAAAGTCAAGCTGGATGCAATTTGTAAAGATTTAAAGGAATGTCATATGTTGGGAAAAGCAGTAGCAA TTATTTATACAATTGAGTTTCAAAAACGTGGCTTGCCTCATGCGCATTTGTGCTTATTCATGGAACCAGAAGCTAAACTTCCCACTGTTGACCAAGTTGATCCGTTCATATGTGCCGAAATTCCAAACAGAGATGATGACCCAGAGTTGTATACGCTTGTGAAGGATTTTATGATTCATGGACCGTGTGGTAATGCTAATATGAACTGCTCATGTATGGTTGATAAACAGTGTTCAAAAGGttttccaaaaagatttcaaGATTCTACGACAATTGACGCCAATGGTTTCCCATTATACAGAAGGAGAGATGATGGAGCAACAGTTGTCAAAAACCGGATCGATTTAGATAATAGAAGTGTTGTACCATACAACAAAAAGTTATTGAAAAAGTATCAGGCACATATAAACGTGGAGTGGTGCAACCAAGTTGGGTCAATTAAGTATTTGATTAAGTATATCAACAAAGGTCCTGATAGAGCAACAATTGTTGTTTTGCATAGTGATAATCATAATGAACAACATGAAAAAGATGAGATTAAAGAGTATTATGACTGTCGGTATATCTCAGCATGCGAGGCATCATGGAGGATATTTAGTTACGATGCACATTACAGATATCCTTCTGTTATCAGGCTTCCATTCCATCTTCCAGGTCTCCAACCGGTTGTCTTTGGAGCAGATGAAGACATCAATTCTGTTCTTAACAGGCCATATGTCAAGTGTTCTATGTTTCTATCTTGGATGGAAAGGAACAAAGACCCTGATGACCATTTGGCGCGTACACTAACTTATGTTCAGTTTCCAACTTGGTATGTATGGAAGATTGAAAACCGTTGTTGGCAACCTCGGAAGAAAGGTAACTCAATTGGCAGAATTCATAATGTTGCTCCATCTCTTGGAGAAGCTTATTTTTTAAGAATCTTGCTCAATAAAGTAAAAGGACCTAAGTCATATGACGATATCAAAACTGTTAATGGTCATGTACATGATACATTTCGAGATGCGTGTTTCGCACTTGGTCTTTTAGATGATGACAAAGAGTACATCGAAGCAATTAAAGAAGCAAACGAAACAGCAACAGCTTCGTATGTACGAAATTTATTTGGCATGATGCTATTGTCCAATACTATGTCAAGACCGGAGATCGTATGGGAAAGCACGTGGAAATACATGACAGATGATTTCATCTACAGATATAGTAAACTACATCGTGTTCAAG GTTTATCAATTCCAGACGACGAACTTAAAAATTACGCTTTGTTGGAAATTGAAAAGTTTTTAGGTATGAATAGCTCATCGCTACGGAACTTCTCAACAATGCCTTTTCCAGATTCTTTTTCGTTATCTGATCTCGACAATCGTCTGATTACCGAGGAGCGTACTTACGACGTATTAGGTCTTGCAGAGGAATATGTTAATCTGTTTAATATGTTAACTGAAGAACAAAGGTCGGTGTTTGAAGAGATAATGAAATCTGTTGATGGTAACACTGGAGGGATGTTTTTTGTTTACGGATATGGTGGCACCGGGAAAACCTTTTTATGGAAGACGTTGTCTGCCGCACTTCGATCAAAAAGAGAAATTGTATTAAATGTTGCTTCGAGTGGAATTGCATCGCTGTTATTGACAGGCGGCAGGACTGCACAGTCAAGATTTCGTATTCCTTTGAATCTTAATGAGGATTCGGTATGTCATATAAAAGCAGATAGTGATGTCGCTAAATTGTTGCATCAGACCAAACTTATTATATGGGATGAAGCACCTATGTCCATAAACATGCGTTTGAAGCCTTGGATCGGACAATGA